A stretch of DNA from Granulicella pectinivorans:
ATGAGGAGGTCGAAGCGGAGGCCCTGGCCGGAGTGGAAGGCGCGGAGCAGCTCGTCATGGCGGCCGCGATGCTTCATGCCGAGGGCGATGATCTCGGCGCGCTGTTGCTCGGTGAGTGCGCCCACGGTGCCGCGGAGCTGGCGGTAGGAGAAGTGGCAGTGCGGATAGAGGAGGGAGGTGGCGAGCTCGACCTCGAGGGGTTCGTCGTCTTCGAGGAGGTCGACGACGGGCGCGGGGTAGATAGGCTGGCCATCCATGAGCTCATGCGCGGCGTGTTCAAGCTCGTTGCAGCTCTTTGCCTGATAGTCGGACGGGGTGGCGTATTTGACGAGGGTGGGGGCCGTCTTGACGGGGCGGAGGATTTGCTCGGCGAGACGGGCGGCGAAGGCAGGATCGAGGGCCTGGGCCTCTTCGACGAGCTGGGCGGCGGTGGCGTGCTGGACGTTCCAGGCGGGCTCGCTGGCGGCGTCGCGGAGCTTTTCGCCGATCATGCGGATCTCGCCGAAGGAGCTGGTGAGGAGGCGGGAGACCTGGGTTTCGAGGGTGCGTGCGTTGACGATCTGACCGAGGGACGTGTTGGTCGCGAGGGGAAGGACATAGCGAGCGACGTCGAAGGCGCGTGCCTTGAGAGTGCGGACGTAGGCGTCCTGCTTCATGCTCTCGGGGCAGGGGATGGCCTTTTGCAGGGCTTCGAGCATGCCGGCGCCGATGCGGTCGTAGGCTCCGAAGAGGCCTTCGACGCCTGCGGTGTAGGCGGGGCCGGCGTTGGCAGGGGTATACCAGCCGGACTTGCGGAAGTCCTGGTAGCGGGTGGAGCGCTCCTGGCCGTCCCAGCGCTGTTCGTCCACCAGGGAGATGGCGGCAAGGAGACTGAGTCGCTCGATGGCGAAGGGGATGTGGGCGAGGTCGGCGATGGAGCGGTGGCCGTACTGGAAGTAGAAGGTGTTGAGGAACTGCTCGGCACGCTGGGAGCTGATCTCGGCGAGGGAGTCACGGAGATTGAGGGCGGAGCGGGAGTACTTGGCCATGGCGTAGG
This window harbors:
- a CDS encoding FAD-dependent thymidylate synthase, which codes for MPEDSKLPSTDVYAIHGAEPEVLAYAMAKYSRSALNLRDSLAEISSQRAEQFLNTFYFQYGHRSIADLAHIPFAIERLSLLAAISLVDEQRWDGQERSTRYQDFRKSGWYTPANAGPAYTAGVEGLFGAYDRIGAGMLEALQKAIPCPESMKQDAYVRTLKARAFDVARYVLPLATNTSLGQIVNARTLETQVSRLLTSSFGEIRMIGEKLRDAASEPAWNVQHATAAQLVEEAQALDPAFAARLAEQILRPVKTAPTLVKYATPSDYQAKSCNELEHAAHELMDGQPIYPAPVVDLLEDDEPLEVELATSLLYPHCHFSYRQLRGTVGALTEQQRAEIIALGMKHRGRHDELLRAFHSGQGLRFDLLMDIGGFRDMHRHRRCTQLLQGFTDLHGYEQPICPGQPTLEEAGLAADYEASMTAALEAYRQVRDSGTPEAHQTAQYLLPLGMRCRAMFKMDFAEALYISELRSGVAGHFSYRRVAWDMYQAASRRHPALAPYFRVEDVNTPIDLLRR